In Aquimarina spinulae, a single window of DNA contains:
- a CDS encoding DNA alkylation repair protein, with product MAELLKHIYTQEFFEKFTGAFQKIVPDFDTSSFFKQIFDDEWSNRELKQRMRHITITLQHHLSHDYTKNIDVLLQVIKQLQKEGIKENSLEYMFLPDFVECYGMDHYDTSMLAIEKITQFTSCEFAIRPFLIKNPKKGVLQMKKWSKHKHPMVRRLSSEGCRPRLPWAMALPFLKTDPTSILPILEHLKNDTSESVRRSVANNLNDIAKDNPDIVIGLAKEWYKKTKETDWLVKHGCRTLLKQGNTEIMKLFGFGNIQHIKIDTLQILTPKVKIGDVLEFAFQLNNTSNSASKLRLEYGLYYQKANGSLSKKVFKISEKIYPEKSITIINRKQSFKIITTRKFHTGLHQLSIIINGNEFEKYDFELIN from the coding sequence ATGGCAGAATTATTGAAACATATTTATACACAGGAGTTTTTTGAAAAATTCACAGGGGCTTTTCAAAAAATTGTCCCTGATTTTGATACCTCATCTTTTTTTAAGCAAATTTTTGATGACGAATGGTCTAATAGAGAATTGAAGCAGCGAATGCGTCATATTACCATCACATTGCAACATCATTTATCACATGATTATACCAAAAACATAGATGTTCTATTACAAGTTATCAAACAGCTTCAAAAAGAAGGAATTAAAGAGAACAGTTTAGAGTATATGTTTCTGCCGGATTTTGTAGAGTGTTATGGGATGGATCATTATGATACTTCTATGCTCGCAATCGAAAAAATTACTCAATTCACAAGTTGTGAATTTGCTATTCGCCCTTTTCTCATAAAAAACCCAAAAAAAGGAGTGTTACAAATGAAGAAATGGTCAAAACATAAACACCCCATGGTAAGAAGATTATCATCTGAAGGTTGCAGACCTCGTTTACCCTGGGCTATGGCGCTTCCTTTCTTAAAAACCGACCCAACATCGATTCTTCCTATTCTCGAACATTTAAAAAATGACACCTCAGAATCTGTACGACGAAGTGTCGCCAATAATCTAAACGATATTGCAAAGGACAATCCCGATATTGTTATTGGCCTCGCAAAAGAATGGTACAAAAAAACAAAAGAAACCGATTGGTTAGTAAAACATGGGTGTAGAACCCTTTTAAAACAGGGAAATACAGAAATCATGAAGTTGTTTGGTTTTGGTAATATTCAACATATCAAAATTGATACGCTACAGATACTTACACCAAAAGTTAAGATTGGAGATGTATTAGAATTCGCTTTTCAACTTAATAACACCAGTAATTCTGCCTCTAAATTACGTTTAGAATACGGGCTTTATTATCAGAAAGCCAACGGAAGCTTGTCTAAAAAAGTGTTTAAAATAAGTGAAAAAATATATCCCGAGAAATCCATAACGATTATTAACAGAAAGCAGTCTTTTAAAATAATTACCACTAGAAAATTTCATACCGGATTACATCAATTATCTATTATTATTAATGGAAATGAGTTTGAAAAATACGATTTTGAACTTATCAATTAA
- a CDS encoding GNAT family N-acetyltransferase, with protein MMVRTLEKVAFKSIIDCFLISFKNYFVEMPTDLEYYKERWDNAKVRFDLSYGMFDDEKLVGFIINGIDKRNGDLIAFNTGTGVIPEYRGKKIVQSIYEYALKDLKQNGITLCSLEVIKENTIAIKSYENVGFEKCKNYKCFKGKIQIENEKVVELNEIDFNQFDMINLPNQEYYSWDNHKNSIKDGNYRYFQVLRDQTPESYFVINPVNGYLAQFDLLNKDELGWDRLFLGIKSICETVKINNIDTRLIKKINYLNSIHVENIIDQYEMELRI; from the coding sequence ATGATGGTTAGAACTTTAGAAAAAGTTGCATTTAAATCGATAATAGATTGCTTTCTAATTTCATTTAAAAACTACTTTGTAGAAATGCCAACAGATTTAGAGTATTACAAAGAAAGATGGGATAACGCAAAAGTTCGATTTGATCTATCCTATGGGATGTTTGATGATGAAAAACTTGTAGGGTTTATTATAAATGGAATTGACAAACGAAACGGAGATCTAATCGCATTTAACACAGGAACAGGTGTGATTCCCGAATATCGGGGAAAGAAGATAGTACAATCTATCTATGAGTATGCTCTTAAAGATTTAAAACAAAATGGTATTACTCTATGTTCTTTAGAAGTAATTAAAGAGAATACGATTGCTATTAAATCCTATGAAAATGTTGGCTTTGAGAAATGTAAAAATTATAAGTGCTTTAAAGGTAAAATACAGATTGAGAATGAGAAGGTTGTTGAGTTAAATGAAATTGATTTTAACCAATTTGATATGATAAACTTACCTAATCAGGAATACTATTCTTGGGACAATCACAAAAACTCAATCAAAGATGGAAATTACAGATATTTTCAAGTTTTAAGAGATCAAACTCCAGAATCTTATTTTGTTATCAATCCGGTAAATGGATATTTAGCGCAATTTGATCTTTTGAATAAAGATGAATTAGGATGGGATCGTCTGTTTTTAGGAATTAAAAGTATTTGTGAAACCGTAAAAATTAATAATATTGATACGAGACTTATCAAGAAAATAAACTATTTGAATTCGATACATGTCGAAAACATAATTGATCAGTACGAAATGGAATTAAGAATATAA
- the trpS gene encoding tryptophan--tRNA ligase produces the protein MSRILTGIQSTGTPHLGNLLGAIIPAIQMANEPENDSFLFIANMHSLTQIKDANTLRENTYSTAAAWLACGLDIEKTVFYRQSDIPQVTELSWYLSCFFPYQRLTLAHSFKDKADRLEDVNAGLFTYPMLMAADILLYDAEIIPVGKDQLQHLEMTRDVASRMHNQMGEMFVIPEAQVQKETMYVPGTDGGKMSKSKGNIINLFLPDKKLRKQIMSIETDSTPLEEPKDPDTCNLFTLYKLIATVEQQEEMRKNYQGGNYGYGHAKQAFYEVLIEKFTSERERYAYYMDNLNEIDEALAIGAQKATAIADTVLARVREKVGY, from the coding sequence ATGTCCAGAATTCTAACAGGAATACAGAGTACAGGCACTCCGCATTTAGGAAACCTATTAGGAGCTATCATACCGGCAATCCAAATGGCCAATGAGCCAGAAAACGATTCGTTTTTATTTATTGCCAATATGCACTCGCTTACACAAATCAAGGATGCCAATACATTACGAGAGAACACCTACTCTACTGCAGCTGCCTGGTTGGCTTGTGGGCTGGATATAGAAAAAACTGTTTTTTATCGACAGAGTGATATCCCACAGGTAACAGAATTATCCTGGTACCTAAGCTGTTTTTTTCCTTATCAGCGACTAACGCTTGCACATTCGTTTAAGGATAAAGCAGATCGTCTAGAGGATGTAAATGCTGGATTATTTACATACCCTATGCTAATGGCTGCCGATATCCTGCTCTACGATGCAGAAATTATACCTGTAGGAAAAGATCAACTGCAACATCTCGAAATGACTCGTGACGTAGCTTCGCGAATGCACAACCAAATGGGTGAAATGTTTGTAATACCCGAAGCCCAGGTGCAAAAAGAAACTATGTATGTACCAGGAACAGACGGTGGCAAGATGAGTAAATCAAAAGGAAATATCATTAACCTGTTTTTACCAGATAAGAAACTACGTAAACAGATTATGTCTATCGAGACCGATAGCACTCCGCTAGAAGAACCAAAAGATCCGGATACCTGTAACTTATTTACGCTATATAAGCTTATCGCTACTGTAGAACAACAAGAAGAGATGCGTAAGAATTATCAGGGAGGAAACTACGGATATGGACATGCAAAACAAGCTTTTTATGAAGTATTGATTGAAAAATTTACTTCTGAACGCGAACGCTATGCCTATTATATGGATAACCTTAATGAAATAGACGAAGCCCTGGCTATCGGAGCACAAAAAGCTACTGCTATTGCCGATACTGTATTAGCAAGAGTTAGAGAAAAGGTTGGGTATTAG
- a CDS encoding lipoprotein produces the protein MRRIKIVLTFFIVVILTGCSDDDNGTSFFYELATVQEASLPDQFNRKEIYTITVSYYRPTNCHSFAGFDYDRLGNERTVSVVNLVVNEGNCKDLETTDLVEVSFDFLVGNEDSYIFRFWQGRDENGDNQFLTVEVPVL, from the coding sequence ATGAGAAGGATAAAAATAGTTTTAACATTTTTTATTGTAGTTATCTTAACTGGATGTTCTGATGACGACAATGGAACAAGTTTCTTTTATGAATTAGCTACTGTACAGGAAGCTTCACTGCCCGACCAGTTTAATCGAAAAGAAATATATACAATTACTGTATCTTACTACAGACCAACTAATTGCCATTCTTTTGCAGGATTTGATTATGATAGGCTAGGAAATGAACGAACGGTATCTGTGGTTAATTTGGTAGTTAATGAAGGTAATTGTAAAGATTTAGAAACGACAGATTTAGTCGAAGTTTCTTTTGATTTTTTAGTAGGAAATGAAGATTCTTACATCTTTAGATTCTGGCAAGGAAGAGACGAAAATGGAGATAATCAATTTTTAACCGTAGAAGTACCTGTATTATAA
- a CDS encoding DUF885 domain-containing protein yields MVSRDIRIIVQIFMFVLFSCQNKTESQSIEWETITKEFIKDYKKLDLQGLELSFVENLKNIRDKKSVQNQEEVFISLENALQKINKNQLSDRDKLDYEILLYECELNRERIIIEKKWLNTIRDSIPTTKIFDVPNGKDWYAYFLKKWVDKDATPDQIYDLGVKEIEKVTSKIKEIQTKSGMDSLDFNRHIKDSVFFYSNVEMVQKRFLQIRETVANKLPEIFPFTDRIPEVRIKRGINKNLSQVPGFYTNGIFYYNYFNTSFNKRQVGWLYIHEGMPGHHYQAMVETLLHRSDIQKMFRYRGVAEGWAAYVEEIGKEIGAYQNIYDELGKWEWDIIRSVRVALDVGLNYYGWSDQKALKFWQQYIKGQDDIAFREIARMKRWPVQVITYKYGSNKILQWKSQLEKNQNFNLKEFHNNILKNGLLPYSILESQLGL; encoded by the coding sequence ATGGTAAGTAGAGATATTAGAATTATAGTACAGATATTTATGTTCGTTCTATTTAGTTGCCAAAACAAAACCGAAAGCCAATCTATTGAATGGGAAACTATAACCAAAGAATTTATAAAGGACTATAAAAAACTAGATCTTCAGGGATTAGAGCTTTCTTTTGTAGAAAACCTCAAGAACATTAGAGACAAGAAATCTGTTCAAAACCAGGAAGAAGTATTTATCTCTTTAGAAAATGCATTACAAAAAATAAACAAAAATCAATTGTCTGATCGTGATAAATTGGATTATGAAATATTGCTTTATGAATGTGAACTTAATCGAGAGAGAATAATAATCGAAAAAAAATGGTTAAATACAATTAGAGATAGTATCCCAACCACTAAAATATTTGATGTACCCAATGGAAAAGATTGGTATGCGTATTTCTTAAAAAAGTGGGTAGATAAAGACGCAACACCAGACCAGATATATGATTTGGGAGTAAAAGAAATAGAAAAGGTAACTTCTAAAATCAAAGAAATACAGACCAAATCCGGGATGGATAGTTTGGATTTTAATAGACATATTAAGGATTCGGTGTTTTTTTATTCCAATGTTGAAATGGTTCAAAAGCGTTTTTTACAAATCAGAGAAACTGTAGCCAACAAATTACCAGAAATATTTCCGTTTACAGATAGAATCCCAGAGGTAAGAATTAAACGAGGAATCAATAAAAATTTGTCTCAAGTTCCTGGATTTTATACAAATGGCATCTTTTATTATAATTATTTCAATACATCTTTTAATAAGCGACAAGTAGGTTGGTTATACATTCATGAAGGAATGCCAGGACATCATTATCAGGCAATGGTTGAAACGTTATTGCATCGTTCTGATATTCAAAAGATGTTTAGATATAGAGGAGTTGCAGAAGGATGGGCTGCATATGTAGAAGAAATAGGAAAGGAAATAGGAGCATACCAAAACATATATGATGAATTAGGAAAATGGGAATGGGATATTATTCGTTCTGTACGGGTAGCATTAGATGTAGGTCTTAATTATTATGGCTGGAGTGACCAAAAAGCTTTAAAATTTTGGCAACAATACATCAAAGGGCAAGATGATATTGCTTTTCGCGAAATAGCCAGAATGAAAAGGTGGCCGGTACAAGTTATCACGTATAAATATGGATCAAATAAAATACTTCAATGGAAATCGCAACTCGAAAAAAATCAAAACTTTAACCTTAAAGAATTTCACAATAACATTTTAAAAAACGGATTGTTACCTTATTCAATTTTAGAATCACAACTAGGGCTGTAA
- a CDS encoding DUF6463 family protein — protein sequence MKIIHGKILIFFGIIHSLLGVSPWAFWKQFAGFTGKFFFKISEGLFEFPLLDGQMNYENFAAFWFFYFGLSLIPIGILVNHVEKTNGKIPKNFMWIYLIIVGIGVYMIPFSGMTFLMLPHAIYMLYDSNKIHNTSNIQPNEEK from the coding sequence ATGAAAATAATACACGGGAAAATATTAATATTCTTTGGGATTATTCACTCACTATTAGGAGTTTCACCATGGGCGTTTTGGAAACAGTTTGCAGGATTTACAGGCAAATTCTTTTTCAAAATAAGTGAGGGGCTTTTTGAATTTCCTTTACTTGATGGACAAATGAATTATGAAAATTTCGCAGCGTTTTGGTTTTTCTATTTTGGGCTTTCACTTATCCCTATTGGGATTCTAGTAAACCATGTAGAGAAAACGAATGGGAAAATTCCTAAAAACTTCATGTGGATATATCTAATAATCGTGGGTATTGGGGTGTACATGATTCCTTTTTCTGGCATGACTTTCTTAATGTTACCACATGCAATTTATATGCTCTACGATAGTAATAAAATACATAATACATCAAATATACAACCAAATGAAGAAAAATAA
- a CDS encoding RNA polymerase sigma factor, with protein sequence MGLDQLIKRCKKKNAQAQEQLYRLYSSKLFSICLKYSSDVSSAEDTLQDAFITIFDKIGQYKNQGSFEGWIKRVTINTALQKYRKQKVFDIINEEQIEEVEVEVDEEEISLDYLLEIIQQLPDRYRLVFNLYVLDGYSHKEVAEVLEISVGTSKSNLARARNILKEKLQTNQELYVRPIEERR encoded by the coding sequence GTGGGTTTAGACCAACTCATAAAAAGGTGTAAGAAAAAAAATGCTCAGGCGCAAGAACAATTGTATAGATTATACAGTAGTAAGTTGTTTTCGATTTGCTTAAAATATTCTAGTGATGTTTCGAGTGCAGAAGATACCTTGCAAGATGCTTTTATAACCATTTTTGATAAAATCGGTCAATATAAAAACCAAGGTTCTTTTGAAGGGTGGATAAAACGAGTAACTATTAATACAGCATTACAAAAATATCGAAAACAAAAAGTTTTTGATATCATTAATGAGGAACAGATTGAAGAAGTTGAAGTTGAAGTAGATGAAGAAGAGATTTCGCTGGATTATCTTTTAGAGATTATACAGCAACTACCCGATCGATATCGATTAGTATTTAATCTTTATGTGTTAGACGGTTATTCTCATAAAGAAGTTGCAGAGGTGTTGGAGATATCTGTAGGAACTTCTAAATCTAATCTGGCGAGAGCAAGAAATATTTTAAAAGAAAAATTACAAACCAACCAAGAGCTTTATGTTCGACCAATTGAAGAACGAAGATGA
- a CDS encoding phenylalanine--tRNA ligase subunit alpha — MIDKIKEYIEEVDSFKAKTKEDVEAFRIKFSGKKGLINEFFAEFRNVANDQKKEFGQAINALKVAAEGKVKSLKDELESKDEDKGLYGDLTRPAEPIGLGSRHPISLVKNQIIDIFSRIGFNVSEGPEIEDDWHNFTALNLPEYHPARDMQDTFFIQTDPDILLRTHTSSVQVRYMENNKPPIRTISPGRVYRNEAISARSHCFFHQVEGLYIDKDVSFADLKQTLQYFTTEMFGKSRIRLRPSYFPFTEPSAEVDVYWGLETETDYKMTKGTGWLEIMGCGMVDPNVLKNCNIDPQEYSGFAFGMGIDRIALLLYGVSDIRMLSENDVRFLEQFKSSL, encoded by the coding sequence ATGATTGATAAGATTAAAGAGTATATAGAAGAAGTTGATAGTTTTAAAGCTAAAACTAAAGAAGATGTTGAGGCATTTCGAATTAAGTTTTCGGGTAAAAAAGGATTGATTAATGAATTCTTTGCAGAGTTCAGAAATGTAGCTAATGACCAGAAAAAAGAATTTGGACAAGCTATTAATGCTCTTAAAGTAGCGGCAGAAGGAAAGGTAAAATCTTTAAAAGACGAATTAGAATCCAAAGACGAAGATAAAGGACTTTATGGTGACCTTACAAGACCGGCAGAACCTATTGGTTTAGGATCCAGGCATCCTATTTCTTTGGTAAAAAATCAAATCATTGATATTTTTTCTCGTATAGGATTTAATGTAAGCGAAGGTCCTGAGATAGAAGATGACTGGCATAACTTTACAGCACTTAATTTACCAGAATATCACCCGGCACGAGATATGCAGGATACGTTTTTTATTCAAACAGACCCAGATATTCTGTTACGTACGCATACCTCGTCGGTTCAAGTACGATATATGGAAAATAATAAACCGCCAATTCGTACAATTTCTCCAGGAAGAGTATATCGTAATGAAGCTATTTCTGCACGATCACATTGCTTTTTTCACCAGGTAGAAGGATTGTATATTGACAAAGATGTGTCGTTTGCCGATTTAAAACAGACACTTCAATACTTTACTACAGAGATGTTTGGTAAATCAAGAATTAGATTACGCCCATCGTATTTTCCGTTTACCGAGCCTAGTGCAGAAGTAGATGTATACTGGGGATTAGAAACAGAGACCGATTATAAAATGACCAAAGGAACAGGTTGGTTAGAAATTATGGGCTGCGGAATGGTGGATCCTAATGTGCTTAAAAATTGTAATATAGACCCTCAGGAATATAGTGGTTTTGCATTTGGGATGGGAATCGATCGTATTGCTCTTTTATTATATGGCGTGTCTGATATTCGAATGCTTAGCGAAAATGATGTACGTTTCCTAGAGCAATTTAAATCTTCACTATAG
- a CDS encoding helix-turn-helix domain-containing protein, whose protein sequence is MEEYDKKELLNLLAKRVKELRSRKDVTQEDALNDTGIHFGRIEQGKRDISFSTLFKICQYFEISPKDFFTKDFD, encoded by the coding sequence GTGGAAGAATATGACAAAAAAGAGCTACTTAATCTATTAGCTAAACGTGTAAAAGAATTGAGGTCAAGAAAAGATGTGACCCAAGAAGACGCGCTTAATGATACCGGAATTCACTTTGGAAGAATTGAACAAGGTAAGCGAGATATTTCTTTTTCAACACTTTTTAAAATCTGTCAGTATTTTGAAATATCTCCAAAAGATTTCTTCACAAAAGACTTTGACTAA
- a CDS encoding helix-turn-helix transcriptional regulator, whose product MAKDDKFKEALGNRLRSLRLDAGLTLVELAEKSGVSYRTIIDIEKADTRPSVEVIRLLCNALEYPLSDFFKFKY is encoded by the coding sequence ATGGCTAAAGATGATAAATTCAAAGAAGCATTAGGCAATCGACTGCGAAGTTTACGGCTAGACGCTGGGTTAACATTGGTAGAATTAGCCGAAAAATCCGGAGTAAGTTACCGAACTATTATTGATATCGAAAAAGCAGACACCAGACCTTCTGTCGAAGTAATCAGGTTGCTCTGCAATGCATTAGAGTATCCTCTCTCTGACTTTTTTAAATTCAAATACTAA
- a CDS encoding TetR/AcrR family transcriptional regulator, producing MPKVIAQKNDWIKLGYKLFSEQGISGIVIEKIAKKLECNKSSFYWHFKSKKKFIGELINFWITSETDQIIQQIEKAKSSEEKIEQFLKITFKNDPYLEFIFFLKRYAIKNKEVQAIIDEIDTRRLEFTTQLFQEIGYSKKDAAIKASIFYKYLIGYHEMIKNKKQSKNYLIEVKKELKHFIAI from the coding sequence ATGCCAAAGGTAATAGCACAAAAGAATGATTGGATAAAATTGGGATACAAACTCTTTTCTGAACAGGGAATTTCTGGTATTGTCATAGAAAAGATTGCCAAAAAGTTAGAATGTAACAAATCAAGCTTTTATTGGCATTTTAAATCCAAGAAGAAATTTATCGGTGAGCTTATAAATTTTTGGATCACTTCAGAAACAGACCAAATTATACAGCAGATCGAAAAAGCAAAATCTTCGGAAGAAAAAATTGAACAGTTTTTGAAAATCACTTTTAAGAATGACCCTTATTTAGAATTCATTTTTTTCTTAAAACGCTATGCCATAAAGAATAAAGAAGTTCAAGCTATCATAGATGAAATTGATACTAGAAGATTAGAATTTACAACTCAGTTGTTCCAGGAAATCGGATATTCTAAGAAAGATGCTGCTATAAAAGCGAGTATTTTTTATAAATACTTAATTGGATATCATGAAATGATAAAAAACAAAAAACAATCCAAAAATTACCTTATAGAAGTAAAAAAGGAATTAAAACACTTTATAGCAATATGA
- a CDS encoding outer membrane beta-barrel protein, producing MSDKKNIDRLFQEKFKDFEVIPDEIVWEKIKARQNKNKKRIFLIPFWYRAAGVAALIALIFGISSLPFNTNDLQENDTITDSDTKNIIEHTKTTPNEQVNPPIEDVIVTSEEKETNPTNQKTKNTNLDQDNDAGQHNYFEPSVTKENAVAKTLEQVPSQPKSTNKLDPVSHPETKNRIVDHTVTNNNNTAQISSKQKEDPIVTQENTIEKTTIANQQNKKPISEREHPLFATPNEKSNTNTQGLTEKSVDNDIKNKTPEEDVENTNDNGKKSIFDVIHKDEEEEIAEESTSTKKWNVSPNVAPVYYSSIGSGSSIDTQFADNNKNGQVNMSYGVHVSYAINKRFSVRSGVNKVDLSYNTEGVGFSPSAVGQNLENVNYNSNAGAILISDIGNVRSTDIGSEFSDLDRNAIEQKQNVGLLNQSIAYLEVPVEMKYALVDKKIGVNMIGGISTLFLQDNKISIEAGDFETPIGEASNLNDVSFSGNIGLGVDYKISDQFEINLEPIFKYQFNAFNDNANNFKPYYFGVYTGVSIKF from the coding sequence ATGAGTGATAAAAAAAATATAGATCGTTTATTTCAGGAAAAATTCAAGGATTTTGAAGTCATTCCCGATGAAATAGTATGGGAAAAAATTAAGGCACGTCAAAATAAAAACAAAAAAAGAATTTTTCTGATACCATTTTGGTACAGAGCTGCAGGTGTTGCAGCATTAATTGCGCTTATATTTGGCATAAGCTCTTTACCGTTTAATACTAATGATCTACAAGAAAATGATACCATCACCGATTCTGATACTAAAAATATAATTGAACATACAAAAACGACACCTAACGAACAGGTTAACCCTCCTATAGAAGATGTTATAGTCACTTCAGAAGAAAAAGAAACCAACCCCACTAATCAAAAAACAAAAAATACTAATCTTGATCAAGATAATGATGCTGGTCAACATAATTATTTTGAGCCATCTGTCACAAAAGAAAATGCAGTTGCTAAAACTCTGGAGCAAGTACCTTCGCAACCCAAAAGCACTAATAAATTAGATCCTGTCTCCCATCCTGAAACTAAAAATCGAATCGTAGATCATACCGTAACAAATAATAATAACACAGCACAAATTTCCTCTAAGCAAAAAGAAGATCCTATTGTTACGCAAGAGAACACAATCGAGAAAACTACCATTGCTAATCAACAGAATAAAAAGCCTATTTCGGAAAGAGAACATCCTCTTTTTGCAACACCTAACGAGAAAAGTAACACAAATACTCAAGGTTTAACAGAAAAGAGTGTTGATAATGATATAAAGAACAAAACTCCTGAAGAAGATGTTGAGAACACAAATGACAATGGTAAGAAATCTATCTTTGATGTTATACATAAAGACGAGGAAGAAGAAATAGCAGAAGAATCCACATCAACCAAAAAATGGAATGTTTCGCCTAATGTCGCCCCTGTATATTATAGTTCTATCGGAAGCGGATCTTCAATCGATACTCAATTTGCAGACAATAATAAAAACGGACAAGTAAATATGAGTTATGGTGTGCATGTTTCTTATGCTATAAATAAAAGATTTAGTGTGCGTTCTGGAGTAAACAAGGTAGATCTTAGTTATAATACAGAAGGTGTTGGTTTTTCTCCATCGGCAGTTGGTCAAAATCTAGAAAATGTGAACTATAACTCTAATGCCGGAGCAATTTTGATTTCTGATATCGGAAACGTAAGAAGCACTGATATCGGGTCTGAATTTTCGGACCTTGACAGAAATGCGATAGAACAAAAGCAAAATGTTGGATTACTTAATCAAAGTATTGCCTACTTAGAAGTCCCGGTTGAAATGAAATATGCTTTGGTTGATAAAAAAATTGGAGTAAATATGATTGGAGGTATAAGTACATTATTCTTACAGGATAACAAAATCTCTATAGAAGCTGGTGATTTTGAAACTCCGATAGGTGAAGCCAGCAATCTCAATGATGTAAGTTTTAGTGGTAATATAGGGCTGGGTGTCGATTATAAAATATCCGATCAATTCGAAATCAATCTTGAGCCTATTTTTAAATATCAGTTTAATGCATTTAATGACAATGCCAATAATTTTAAACCCTACTATTTTGGGGTATACACTGGAGTAAGCATCAAATTTTAA
- a CDS encoding lysophospholipid acyltransferase family protein, which translates to MHILRNILILLWRIWFYIVMGIPILIMFPVLLVLSSREEWYPQFFVVARLWAKIVLYGSGFLPKITKEAEPDRKKSYMFVANHTSMTDIMLMLYSVKNPFVFVGKKELAKIPIFGFFYKRTCILVDRNSQRSRKEVFDRAQARLHDGTSICIFPEGGVPDDESVILDEFKDGAFRLAIDHQIPIVPLAFLDNKKRFSYTFFSGSPGIMRGRVLKEIPTEGLTQDHKKELKENTRDLILKTLEADLHYKK; encoded by the coding sequence ATGCATATACTAAGAAACATACTTATCCTACTATGGCGTATCTGGTTTTATATCGTTATGGGTATTCCTATACTTATTATGTTTCCTGTGTTATTAGTGCTTTCGTCGAGAGAAGAATGGTATCCGCAGTTTTTTGTAGTCGCCAGATTATGGGCAAAAATTGTACTGTATGGATCAGGATTTTTACCCAAGATAACCAAAGAAGCAGAACCAGATCGTAAAAAAAGTTACATGTTTGTTGCTAATCATACCTCGATGACAGACATTATGCTAATGTTGTATTCGGTAAAAAACCCTTTTGTATTTGTAGGAAAAAAAGAATTGGCAAAAATCCCGATTTTTGGATTTTTCTATAAACGTACTTGTATATTGGTAGATCGTAATAGCCAACGAAGTAGGAAAGAAGTATTTGATCGTGCACAAGCAAGGTTACATGACGGTACAAGTATTTGTATTTTTCCAGAAGGAGGGGTTCCCGATGATGAATCTGTGATTTTAGATGAATTTAAAGATGGAGCCTTCAGATTAGCTATAGATCACCAAATTCCTATAGTACCATTAGCGTTTCTAGATAATAAAAAGCGATTTTCGTATACTTTTTTTAGCGGAAGCCCAGGAATTATGAGGGGTCGCGTTCTTAAAGAAATCCCTACAGAAGGATTAACACAAGATCATAAAAAAGAGTTGAAAGAAAACACAAGAGATCTTATTTTAAAGACATTAGAAGCCGATCTACATTATAAAAAATAA